One part of the Pirellulales bacterium genome encodes these proteins:
- a CDS encoding DUF1559 domain-containing protein → MSKKLLPARRGFTVLELLIVVAIIGLLIALLLPAIQAARAAARRNVSRNNLRNWAIAMHNYSDAHKSLPPLFYSGNKDGQYINFHVDPVVATRQYSWLMGLFPYIEQDKFYRVVSQQSEKFTLPADQVKIDWEGQKGISPGMHSIPEMLNPAEPPPIPGQLARTNYIALPATKQQLLTVGKEARATLGEGTIIFETPKPNGSAIPRGVTMATVSDGTSRTVMLSESSERERSSWYDFQQTFACGFLPEDTSVEGNNPKTGIPRFELDSDPEWVFNTEAGDRSALNYGPTPQEPNRFYNSVEKDPLRRSWGPSSSHPNSVVSHACVDSSIKDIVVELIEPKVYYSMVTRRGAEPFTYEY, encoded by the coding sequence ATGAGTAAAAAATTACTTCCGGCCCGTCGCGGGTTTACCGTGCTTGAGCTGCTCATCGTGGTGGCGATCATCGGGCTGCTGATCGCGCTATTGCTACCGGCGATTCAGGCCGCCCGCGCGGCGGCGCGGCGAAATGTCTCACGAAACAATCTCAGGAATTGGGCTATTGCGATGCATAATTACAGCGATGCCCATAAATCCCTTCCCCCGCTCTTTTATAGTGGCAACAAGGACGGACAATATATAAATTTCCATGTCGATCCCGTAGTGGCAACCAGGCAGTACTCTTGGCTCATGGGATTGTTTCCATATATCGAGCAGGATAAATTTTATCGTGTAGTCTCACAACAATCCGAGAAATTCACGCTCCCCGCCGATCAGGTAAAAATCGATTGGGAGGGACAAAAGGGGATTTCACCGGGCATGCACTCTATCCCTGAAATGCTAAACCCCGCCGAACCGCCCCCTATTCCCGGCCAACTCGCACGGACAAATTACATTGCTTTACCCGCTACGAAGCAGCAATTGTTGACCGTGGGGAAGGAAGCCAGGGCAACATTGGGGGAAGGCACAATCATTTTTGAAACTCCTAAGCCTAATGGCAGTGCCATACCAAGAGGAGTTACTATGGCAACTGTCAGTGACGGCACTTCTCGAACTGTCATGCTTTCCGAATCAAGCGAGCGGGAACGGTCCAGTTGGTACGACTTTCAGCAAACATTCGCCTGTGGTTTTTTGCCTGAAGACACCAGTGTGGAAGGCAATAATCCTAAAACCGGTATTCCCCGTTTTGAACTAGATAGCGATCCAGAATGGGTTTTCAACACCGAAGCTGGCGACCGCAGCGCACTCAATTATGGTCCCACGCCACAGGAACCCAATCGCTTCTACAATTCCGTCGAAAAGGATCCTCTGCGTCGTAGTTGGGGGCCGAGTAGTTCTCATCCCAATAGCGTGGTCAGTCATGCTTGTGTCGATAGCTCGATAAAAGATATAGTGGTCGAGCTTATCGAACCAAAGGTCTATTACTCTATGGTGACTCGCCGTGGAGCGGAACCTTTCACTTACGAATACTAA
- a CDS encoding DUF1559 domain-containing protein, translating into MSTLSVSNRRGFTVLELLIVVAIIGLLIALLLPAIQAARAAARRTQSTNNMRQLAIATHIYNDTYKSLPPLFFSGNKDGQYKGFHPDPTVATGQYSWLVKLLPFIESHDVYQEINTTSENFTLASDQVKIKYNGMQGILPATISNDIFINPAEPPPVAGQPGRTNYIALPATKQQLLTVGKQAKATLADGAIGFYVSETTGTFSPKGISMARLSDGTSKTFMYCESRETERASWYDFQQTFACGFLPGDTSVPNNDPKLGIPRFEPDQDPEWTFNDKAGDRSALNFGPTPAEPNRLYNTDAKDPLRRSWGPSSSHPNGVVNHALVDASIHALVSDEIDPRVYYAFITRAGGEAVSLDD; encoded by the coding sequence ATGAGCACGTTATCTGTTTCTAACCGGCGGGGTTTTACGGTCCTGGAATTACTCATCGTGGTGGCGATCATTGGACTCTTGATCGCGCTGTTACTACCGGCCATTCAGGCCGCCCGCGCGGCGGCGCGGCGAACTCAATCCACCAATAATATGCGGCAACTTGCAATTGCAACGCATATTTACAACGACACCTATAAGTCCTTGCCGCCACTTTTTTTTAGCGGCAACAAGGATGGCCAATACAAAGGTTTTCATCCTGACCCCACGGTGGCCACAGGGCAATACTCTTGGTTGGTGAAGTTGCTGCCCTTCATTGAAAGCCATGATGTTTATCAAGAAATCAACACAACTTCAGAAAATTTTACGCTTGCATCTGATCAAGTAAAAATAAAATACAATGGCATGCAAGGCATTTTACCAGCGACAATCTCCAATGACATTTTCATCAATCCCGCCGAACCTCCTCCCGTTGCCGGCCAACCAGGCCGCACCAACTATATCGCCCTACCCGCCACCAAACAACAACTGTTGACCGTGGGAAAACAAGCCAAGGCGACTTTGGCGGATGGCGCAATTGGTTTTTATGTATCCGAAACAACCGGAACGTTTAGTCCTAAGGGAATTAGTATGGCTAGGCTGAGCGATGGTACATCAAAAACCTTCATGTATTGCGAATCCCGCGAGACGGAACGTGCTAGTTGGTACGATTTTCAACAGACGTTCGCCTGCGGATTTTTGCCCGGCGATACCAGCGTGCCGAACAACGACCCTAAGCTAGGCATTCCCCGCTTTGAGCCAGATCAAGACCCCGAGTGGACTTTTAATGACAAAGCAGGAGATCGGTCGGCTCTCAACTTTGGCCCGACTCCCGCGGAACCAAATCGACTCTACAACACCGATGCCAAAGACCCCCTGCGTCGTAGCTGGGGGCCAAGCAGTTCGCATCCCAATGGCGTGGTCAATCATGCCCTGGTCGATGCCTCCATTCATGCACTCGTTTCCGACGAAATTGATCCCCGCGTGTATTACGCCTTCATCACCCGCGCTGGGGGAGAAGCAGTTTCCCTCGATGATTAA
- a CDS encoding cysteine desulfurase family protein, translating to MDLPIYLDNHATTRLDPRVLAAMLPYLAGQVGNAGSTTHDYGRNARAAVDASRESIAQILNCDPAEIVFTSGATESNNLAIFGAARRTRRPGNHLISVATEHRAVLDPLAALTRDGYEPTLLDVAPAGHARAGMLDLATLAAAIRPTTCLISVMLANNEIGVIQPIREIAAICQEHGIPLHCDATQAVGKIPVDVRELGVDLLSFSGHKIYGPLGIGALFVRQTASGGKRLRLLPQIYGGGQEQGLRSGTLNVPGIVGLATALKLCEAEMANEIPRLAALRGQLWRGIQQIFPAAILNGPDIELDGVPGLASLSSPVSHLSSPASPSGATTGLTSSATIPGAANQMNVAPGLAPHPLPSPPAPPLPCSVASLPSPVSLLPSPLTRLPGNLNVQFPGLAGEALILQMPEIAISSGSACTSAEPRPSHVLAALGLSPEAVHASLRFGLGRFNSAEDIELAVKSLKKGVQKLQALQ from the coding sequence ATGGACCTCCCTATCTATCTCGACAATCACGCCACCACGCGGCTCGATCCGCGCGTGCTGGCGGCGATGTTGCCCTACCTGGCCGGACAGGTCGGAAACGCGGGGAGCACCACCCATGATTATGGCCGGAACGCCCGCGCGGCGGTGGATGCGTCGCGGGAGTCGATCGCACAAATCTTGAACTGCGATCCGGCCGAAATCGTTTTTACCAGCGGCGCGACCGAAAGCAACAATCTGGCGATTTTTGGCGCGGCCCGCCGCACGCGCCGCCCTGGGAACCACCTGATTAGCGTCGCCACCGAACACCGCGCCGTCCTGGATCCGCTGGCGGCCCTCACGCGGGATGGTTACGAACCGACGCTTCTGGATGTCGCTCCCGCTGGCCACGCGCGGGCGGGAATGCTGGACCTGGCCACATTGGCCGCCGCCATCCGACCCACGACCTGCTTGATCAGTGTAATGCTGGCCAATAACGAGATCGGCGTTATTCAACCTATCCGCGAAATCGCCGCTATTTGCCAGGAACATGGCATTCCCCTGCACTGCGACGCCACGCAGGCCGTCGGCAAAATTCCCGTCGATGTGCGGGAGCTGGGCGTGGATCTGCTGAGCTTTTCGGGGCATAAAATCTACGGTCCGCTGGGGATCGGCGCACTCTTTGTCAGGCAAACCGCCAGCGGCGGCAAACGACTACGTCTGCTGCCGCAAATTTACGGCGGAGGCCAGGAACAGGGCCTGCGGAGCGGGACGCTGAATGTGCCGGGGATCGTGGGCCTGGCGACCGCGCTCAAACTGTGCGAGGCGGAAATGGCAAACGAAATACCACGTTTAGCGGCGTTGCGCGGGCAACTCTGGCGGGGAATCCAGCAAATTTTTCCCGCAGCGATTCTTAACGGGCCAGATATTGAATTAGATGGGGTTCCTGGTCTTGCATCCCTCTCGTCTCCCGTCTCCCACCTCTCGTCTCCCGCCTCCCCGTCGGGTGCCACTACTGGCTTGACCAGCAGTGCTACTATTCCTGGTGCTGCCAACCAAATGAACGTAGCTCCTGGCCTTGCACCTCACCCGCTCCCCAGCCCCCCTGCTCCCCCGCTTCCCTGCTCCGTTGCCTCCCTCCCGTCTCCCGTCTCCCTCCTCCCGTCTCCTCTCACCCGCCTTCCCGGCAATTTAAACGTCCAATTTCCTGGTCTGGCGGGAGAGGCCCTCATTTTGCAGATGCCGGAAATCGCGATCAGTTCCGGCAGTGCCTGCACCAGCGCCGAGCCGCGCCCCAGTCATGTCCTGGCGGCTCTGGGCTTATCCCCCGAAGCGGTCCATGCCAGCCTGCGCTTTGGTTTGGGAAGGTTTAATAGCGCGGAGGATATTGAACTGGCGGTGAAATCCCTTAAAAAGGGAGTGCAAAAACTCCAGGCTCTGCAATAA
- a CDS encoding dicarboxylate/amino acid:cation symporter → MTHSHHVHSRSWLTSWQKIPLYLRIVAACALGLIIGLALGAVPGWLPDSWHTFFMGEGRITAALLVLPLEMPSKLVLRLLGALAAPLVFLAVIQALMHAQLPPGTGWRLVRLLLVNTLVAIFIGLAVANVLQPGSWSQPAETTASESAKSGPNPVALFLDNVPKSLLGPFGDEGKVLSVILLAVAFGIALRRFKTRPIGNIAELVTVGFEALLVVLHWIIEVIPLAVFGIVAALIAVQGLSAFVALGGFVAAVLIALALQTVYYLMRIRFGSWVNPWRMLAGMRDALVMAFSTGSSTATMPVTYACLREKVGLRERSASLGALVGANFNNDGTALYEAMSALFISQLLVTQGLAEPLTLWQQVLVVVTSVVASVGAAGIPEAGLVTMTLVFNAVGLPTKYIALLLTVDWFLDRCRTTVNVLGDVTVSCLLDGNVPEIAPTPETSQIQSRAAAPPPEPPVTTTDAPTSPTQNTLSA, encoded by the coding sequence ATGACGCATTCTCATCACGTTCATTCCCGGTCGTGGCTCACCAGTTGGCAAAAAATTCCCCTTTATCTGCGCATTGTCGCCGCCTGCGCGCTGGGCCTGATCATCGGGCTGGCGCTGGGGGCCGTGCCAGGCTGGCTGCCGGATAGCTGGCATACGTTTTTCATGGGGGAGGGCCGAATCACCGCCGCACTGTTGGTCTTGCCGCTGGAAATGCCCAGCAAGCTGGTACTACGGCTGCTGGGGGCTTTAGCCGCCCCTTTGGTCTTTTTAGCGGTGATTCAGGCGCTGATGCACGCGCAACTACCGCCGGGAACAGGCTGGCGGTTGGTCCGGTTGTTGCTGGTTAATACGCTGGTGGCGATTTTTATTGGCCTGGCGGTGGCAAATGTGCTGCAACCGGGAAGCTGGTCCCAACCCGCCGAAACCACCGCGTCCGAGTCCGCTAAATCCGGTCCTAACCCGGTCGCACTCTTTTTGGATAACGTGCCCAAGAGTCTGTTGGGGCCATTTGGCGATGAAGGGAAGGTACTGTCGGTGATTCTCTTGGCGGTGGCGTTTGGCATTGCCCTGCGGAGATTTAAAACGCGGCCGATTGGCAATATCGCGGAACTGGTCACAGTCGGGTTTGAGGCGTTGTTGGTTGTGTTGCACTGGATTATTGAGGTAATTCCGCTGGCGGTCTTTGGGATCGTGGCGGCGCTGATCGCGGTGCAGGGGTTGTCCGCGTTTGTGGCGCTGGGTGGCTTTGTCGCGGCGGTGCTGATTGCCCTGGCCCTGCAGACGGTGTATTACCTGATGCGGATTCGGTTTGGCAGTTGGGTGAATCCGTGGCGGATGCTGGCCGGTATGCGCGACGCGCTGGTGATGGCGTTTTCGACCGGGAGCAGCACGGCAACCATGCCGGTGACGTATGCTTGCCTGCGAGAGAAGGTCGGCCTGCGCGAACGCTCGGCCAGTTTGGGGGCGCTGGTGGGGGCAAATTTTAATAATGACGGCACCGCCCTGTACGAGGCGATGTCCGCGCTCTTTATTAGCCAATTGCTCGTGACGCAGGGACTGGCCGAGCCGCTGACCCTGTGGCAGCAAGTGCTGGTCGTGGTAACCTCGGTGGTTGCTTCCGTGGGAGCGGCCGGTATTCCCGAAGCGGGGCTAGTCACCATGACGCTGGTTTTTAACGCCGTGGGCCTGCCGACCAAATATATCGCGCTCCTCTTAACGGTCGATTGGTTTTTGGACCGCTGCCGCACCACGGTGAATGTGCTAGGGGATGTGACTGTCAGTTGCCTGCTGGATGGCAACGTGCCGGAAATCGCCCCCACTCCAGAAACCTCACAAATTCAGTCTCGGGCGGCAGCACCACCGCCAGAACCACCCGTCACAACGACCGACGCGCCGACGTCACCAACACAAAACACGCTAAGCGCATGA
- a CDS encoding DUF3386 family protein gives MLSRIFAGLVPVLLASALVFSIERSAQAHFVWLVQNTPAGGESSSDANQATTAAPPSVQLCFGESAAPGEAHLADKIAKTTKWLYLAGKNEPTELTWAKETTGSTACFAAAAPAKGDWRLEAACDYGVVARPNVAPFRLHYYAKTLHAPASEWATLAPAKQLALDILPELTGNELQLQVLWNGKPLENSTVTITVGTDQLEPKTTDATGHVRVKLGQHTGAVSALAKHEEPTAKAELDGKSYEKISHYSTLTLPVIAKNSTAIQPVSIKRDLTAPQLLQDARENRSLWPEYKSISGKAKLNFNGQPLETTFTISAQGVPQFKLDNEAASDWLEEYLTSMVQHRVSGSVSEEEVVYVDEKSPHPLGTKISLGDSDWNSYYRIKDRQILEVNRKMGPGRFTISVLDVYHNPEGKYLPAVFTFTIFDKEGKVKQSMTEHTTWARIDDCDLPLRTMRVETKDNPPQVNIVEFSDWKVEKAAK, from the coding sequence ATGTTATCAAGAATTTTTGCTGGTCTGGTGCCTGTTTTATTAGCCAGTGCGCTCGTTTTTTCGATTGAGCGATCCGCCCAGGCGCACTTTGTGTGGTTGGTGCAAAATACCCCTGCCGGCGGGGAATCTTCCTCCGACGCGAATCAGGCCACGACCGCCGCGCCACCCAGCGTGCAACTGTGCTTTGGAGAGTCCGCCGCTCCTGGAGAGGCGCACCTGGCGGATAAAATCGCCAAAACCACGAAGTGGCTCTATTTGGCGGGGAAAAACGAGCCTACGGAACTGACCTGGGCGAAGGAGACAACCGGTTCGACTGCCTGCTTTGCGGCCGCCGCGCCAGCGAAAGGTGACTGGCGCTTAGAGGCCGCCTGCGATTATGGCGTGGTGGCCCGGCCAAATGTTGCTCCTTTCCGGCTGCATTACTATGCCAAGACGCTGCACGCCCCCGCGAGTGAATGGGCCACCTTGGCTCCCGCCAAGCAGTTGGCGCTTGATATCTTGCCGGAATTGACCGGTAATGAACTGCAATTGCAAGTTCTGTGGAATGGGAAACCACTGGAAAATTCCACCGTGACGATCACCGTCGGCACGGATCAACTGGAACCAAAGACCACCGATGCCACGGGCCATGTCCGCGTCAAGCTGGGCCAGCATACCGGCGCGGTCTCGGCCTTGGCCAAACATGAAGAGCCAACGGCCAAAGCCGAATTGGACGGCAAAAGCTACGAAAAAATCTCCCACTACAGCACTCTCACCTTGCCAGTGATCGCCAAAAATTCAACGGCCATCCAGCCAGTTTCGATCAAGCGCGACCTCACCGCGCCCCAACTGCTGCAGGATGCCCGCGAGAATCGCTCGCTGTGGCCCGAATACAAATCCATCTCCGGCAAGGCTAAATTAAATTTCAACGGCCAACCCTTGGAAACCACATTTACTATTTCCGCCCAGGGTGTCCCTCAGTTTAAGCTGGATAACGAAGCGGCCAGCGATTGGCTAGAGGAATACCTGACCAGCATGGTCCAGCACCGGGTGTCAGGTAGCGTGAGCGAGGAAGAGGTTGTGTATGTCGACGAAAAATCCCCCCATCCCCTGGGAACCAAAATCTCCCTGGGGGATAGCGACTGGAATAGCTATTACCGGATTAAGGATCGCCAAATTCTCGAGGTTAACCGCAAGATGGGCCCCGGCCGGTTTACCATTAGTGTGTTGGATGTCTACCATAATCCCGAAGGAAAGTACCTTCCCGCCGTCTTTACCTTTACGATTTTTGATAAGGAAGGCAAAGTCAAGCAGTCGATGACGGAACACACCACCTGGGCGCGGATCGACGATTGCGATCTGCCGTTACGCACGATGCGGGTCGAGACCAAAGACAACCCGCCGCAGGTCAATATCGTGGAATTTAGCGACTGGAAAGTGGAAAAGGCCGCAAAATAG
- a CDS encoding DUF1559 domain-containing protein produces MQSGFTLVELLVVIAIIGVLVALLLPAIQAARESARHTSCRNNLRQIGLAMQSHDSAKKRLPWAKQKEKLGSAFIECLPYLEETNLAKRYNPSMNPDEGSNGEIARSNLSIFLCPSMSHPEGNLPQSGIASYAVSTGSGSCRYPMRASDNMPDPNNHNGAIISPLRGRVRISDVSELDGTSKTLLVGELDYGLKNSQEMSGGLINGGSTRWAMAYVGVSWASAAGQYNSDKLVNGFLEWETFRSDHANGCFFVFVDGSTQFVSDSITADTLKRLAQRNDGQRVQWE; encoded by the coding sequence ATGCAGTCAGGATTTACCCTGGTGGAGTTGTTGGTGGTTATTGCGATTATTGGCGTGCTGGTGGCGCTGTTGCTGCCAGCCATTCAGGCCGCGCGCGAATCCGCCCGGCATACCAGTTGTCGTAATAATTTACGGCAAATTGGCCTGGCCATGCAAAGTCATGACTCGGCCAAAAAGCGGCTCCCCTGGGCCAAGCAAAAAGAAAAATTGGGCAGCGCGTTTATTGAGTGTTTGCCTTATTTAGAAGAGACGAATCTGGCCAAACGCTATAATCCCTCCATGAATCCCGACGAAGGGTCCAATGGCGAGATTGCCCGCAGCAACTTGTCGATCTTTTTGTGTCCCTCAATGTCGCACCCCGAAGGAAACCTTCCCCAGAGCGGCATTGCCAGCTATGCGGTTTCCACCGGCAGTGGCAGTTGCCGCTATCCCATGCGGGCCAGCGACAACATGCCTGATCCCAACAACCATAACGGCGCGATTATTTCACCGTTGCGCGGCCGGGTGCGGATCAGCGATGTGTCGGAACTGGATGGAACTTCCAAAACGCTATTGGTGGGTGAATTGGATTATGGATTAAAGAATTCCCAGGAAATGTCGGGCGGGTTAATCAATGGCGGCAGCACCCGTTGGGCCATGGCCTATGTGGGGGTCTCTTGGGCTTCCGCCGCGGGTCAATACAACAGCGACAAGCTCGTCAATGGCTTTTTAGAGTGGGAAACATTTCGCAGCGACCATGCCAATGGTTGCTTTTTTGTGTTTGTGGACGGCTCCACACAATTTGTCAGTGACTCGATCACCGCGGATACGCTCAAGCGACTGGCCCAACGCAATGACGGCCAGCGTGTGCAGTGGGAATAG
- a CDS encoding hemin uptake protein HemP, whose product MLFLADIAPVLKAFPMNSPIEPENTPLPPHQHPEPPMTSDAQIPVVNSEELLQGQRQVVIKHGESLYRLLLTKSGKLILQK is encoded by the coding sequence ATGCTCTTTCTTGCAGATATCGCACCTGTTTTGAAAGCTTTTCCCATGAATTCCCCTATCGAACCAGAAAATACCCCCCTGCCTCCCCATCAGCATCCTGAGCCGCCAATGACTTCTGATGCACAAATTCCGGTGGTAAATTCCGAGGAACTATTGCAAGGCCAGCGTCAGGTGGTCATTAAACATGGCGAGAGTCTTTACCGACTTTTGTTGACAAAGTCCGGCAAGCTGATTTTGCAAAAGTAA